The window TGTACGCAGAGTTCAAGCTGTACGCTGTCAAGCCGATCATCTTCATCAATGTGCTCGACCCGAAGAAGCACAAGGAGAGCAAGAAGGACACGGAAGGGCGCAAGGTGAACGGGGCGCATGAAGTCGTCATCGAAGATACCGTGCTCATCCCTACGCTCAAGGTCAAGGCGACGGCTCTTTCCGATCCCGCCAAGCTCGATACGGACTATGCGGCGGCCTACGACGACGACGGGCGGCTCATCATCACGCTGATCGAGGGCGGCGCACTCTTCGGCAAAACGGAAATCTTCACGGAGTATGACCGTGTGGATGCCACGAAGGTCAAGAAGGACGACATCATCGGCGGCGTGTCGACAAGCGGAGAGATCAAAGGCTCGGAATGGGCAAGCTCCATCTACACGCTCTTTTCCCTTGTGCCCGGCATCCTTGCCGCTCCCGGCTGGACGGATGATCCGACGGTCGCCGCCGTCCTCAAGGCGAAGGCGCTGACGCTCTGCGGGCTTTTCCGCTGCATCGTCCTCACGGACGTGGACACGGGCGAAGTCAAGAGCTACGCCGATGTCAACGCATGGAAGAACAAGAACAACTATACGGGCGTCAATCAGGTCGTATGCTGGCCGTGCGTCAAGAACGGCGATTACGTTTTCCGCATGTCCACGCATATCCTCGGCGTCATCGGCGTCATGGATGCTGCGAACGACGACGTACCGTATGAAAGCCCGTCGAATCTCTCTTTGCAGGCGACGGGGCTGTGCCTCAAAGATGGCACGGAAGTCAGCATCAGTTTTGAGCAGGCGAACATGCTCAACAGTCAGGGCGTCATGACGGGGCTGAACTTCAGCGGCGGTTGGAAGAGCTGGGGCAACTATACGGGCGCATACCCGTCTGTCACCGACACGAAAGACTGCTTCATCAGCGTGCGTCGCATGTTTGATTGGCAGTACCAGACGTTCATTCTGACGTATTGGCAGAAGGTGGACAGGCCGCTCACGCAGCGTCTCGTGCGCACGGTTGTCGACAGCGAATCCGTGCGGCTGAACGGGCTGGTGGCGCGTGGATTCCTCTTGGGGGCGAGCGTCCAATTCCTTGAAAGCGAGAACCCGCTGACTGATCTCCTGCAGGGCATTTTCCGTATCCACAGCTACATCACGCCGCCCGTCCCCGCGCAGGAGATTGAGGACATCCTTGAGTACGACGTCAACAACTTCAAGACGCTCTTTGCGTAAGAGAGAGGAGGCTAAACCATGGCAGTAAACAAAGTCCCCGAAATGGTGACAGATGCAAAGGTATACTGGGAAGGCGCCGACACGATGATCGGCGTCGCCAATATTGATCTGCCTGAGCTGTCGTCTATGACGACGTCCATCACGGGCGTCGGGCTTGCGGGCGAGATCGACGCGCCCGTGAAGGGGCATTTCCAGTCGCTGGAGCTGAAGATCAACTGGCGCACGCCGCACGTCACGGCGCTTCAAATGTCGGGCGGCAAGCCTGTCAACCTCGAAATCTGGGCGAACATCCAGAACATGGACGGCGGCAAGAACGAGTATGACGACGACTGCCTGCGCATCGTCGCGCGCGGCAGGGCTAAGTCCTACGCGCCCGGTACGTTGGAGACGGGCAATACGACGGATAGCTCCAACACGATTGAAGTGCATTACTACAAGGTCGAGTACGAGGGCAAGACCATCGTCGAAATCGACAAGTACAACTACAAGGCGATCGTGAACGGCGTGGACTTCTTGGCACAGGTCAGGAAGAACATCGGCATGAACTGAATGGAGGCATAAAAATGGCAACGGAAGAAAAGAAAATGGACGAAACCTCGGCGGCAGAGAACACCGTCGAGGTCGTAAAGGCGGAAGCGGAAGTCGTTGATGAAAGCAGCATCGTGCATTTGTCGAAGCCCCTGCGCGGCAAAGACGAGCTGATCTTCGACTTTGCAAAAATCAAGGGAAGCACTCTTTTGAAGTGTGAGAAGAAGGCGAAAGAGGTGGACAACTCCATCGTCGTGCCGCAGCTCTCCATGGCATTTCAGGCACACGTCGCGGCAGCGGCGGCAGGCGTCAAGTACGATGAGATCATCAATCTTCCCGGCTTGGACTTCATGGCGGTCACATTGAAGGTGTCGCGTTTTTTAAGCGGTGCGGAGAGATAAGCCGACTCAGGCTTTCCGCGCTTCGCCTTGCCAAATACAGCAAATCGCCAATCGGCTACTTCCTTGATCTGCCGATTGGCGATTTCTATGAATGGGTGAAGGTCATGAACGATGAGATGGACAGAGAAATCGCAGCGCAGAAACGTGCGGCGAAAAAGCACGGCTGAAGGCAAAGAAAAACCGCCCGTTAAGGGCGGCTAGGGAAGGCGCTTGGGGTCGAGCGACGGATAGGGCGTCAGGGAGTCAATAAGCTCCTGCGCTTTCGCTTTGAGCTCTTCGAGTTGTTTGCGCTCAACGTACAATCTGCCGATGTCGCAGCTGCCATAACGCGCATGATCGCAGTTTTCGCAGTCATGGTAGTGCGGGTGTCTCGTAGCACCCCAGTGACATGCCTGCCAGGGATCTCGATTTGTTGCCGCAAACACCCAGATTGGCATGACACTCGCCTCCTTCGTACGCATACACCATTCTTTTTTCTTTATTATATCATAAGCGAGGTGAATCAGACAATGGCGGGAAGACTGATGGAACTGGCAATCGCCATCAAGGGCAAGCTCGATGCCTCGTATACGGCGTCCATGCAGAAGGCGCTCACGGAGGCGGGAAACTTGCAGCGCAGGCTCGGCGATACGAGCCGCGCCATGCGCGACGCGCAGAAAGCCGTCGGCGGACAGTCCCTCGGCGGTTTCTCGCAAAATCAGCGGCAGCTCCTCGCACAGCTCGGTTCCTTGAATAAGGTGCAGTCGGACTTCCGCGCCTTTGCCGACCTCAAGCGCTCCGTAGGCGCTATGGGCGCGAGCTTTGACCAGGCGAAGGCGAAGACCGCCGCGCTTGCAGCGGAGTTCCGCAAGTCGCAGGCAAGTACGGCGCAGCTCAAAGCGCAGTTGGAGCAGGCGAAGAACGCCATGCAGCAGATGAAGGGGAAAGTGCCGGCGGCAGAATACCGCGCCGCGCGGGCGGCAGTCAAGGAACTGACGGTGGCGTATAAGGAGAGCCAAACGCAGACAAGGGCGCTCGGTGCAAGTTTCGAGGCGGCGAAGCGCAATGCAGCAGGCATGAAGGGAATGCTGAGCGAGCAGAGAGCCGCGCTTCAAGCCATGCGGGCGAGCCTTGCAAATGCCGGCTACTCGACGCAGAATCTCTCGCAGAATGAAATACGCTTGCGCAGCGAAATCCAGCGCACGACACAAGCATTACGGCAGGCGGCGCGTGAGCAGGAAAGGCTTGCGGCGCAAAGAGATCGCCAAACGGCTCAACGAGAAAACCATCGTCACGCTCAGCAAAACCTTTTCAATGCGACAGCAAACTGGCAAGCCGGATTGGGCGCGGTGCAGACGGCAGTCTCGCCGCTGACGGGAGCAATAGAAACTGCCGCCAATTTCGAGCAGGCCATGGCAAAAGTTAAGGCCATTACGAGATCGAGCGACGTTGAGATGCAAAATCTCACAGCCACGGCCAGAGCCATGGGAGAAAAAACACAATTCTCCGCATCGCAGGCCGCTGAAGCAATGAGCTATTTAGGCATGGCGGGGTGGAAATCTGAGCAGATCATCAGCGGCTTGCCGGGGCTTTTGGACTTGGCCGCCGCAGGCGGAACAGATCTGGCAAGGACGGCGGACATTATCTCCGACGACTTGACCGCTTTCGGCATGAGCGCAGATAAAGCGGGGCACATGGCAGACGTTTTTGCCTACACCATCACCAACACGAATACGAATGTTGAGATGTTGGGCGAAACGATGAAATACGCCGCGCCTGTGGCGCATCTTTTTGGCGCATCGTTGGAAGAAACCGCTGCCCTTGCGGGATTGATGGCGAACAGCGGCATCAAGGCGAGCCAAGCGGGAACATCCTTGCGAGCGGGATTCCTACGCTTGGCAGGGCCGCCAAAGAAAGCGTCGAAAGAGCTGAACGCGCTCGGCGTAGACCTTGACTCGCTCTATACGGAGCAAAGAGAAGCCGCCGAAGGAATGAAAGCTCTCGGCATTGATATGGAGAAATTCGCGGACGGTCCCGGGAAAATGGGGAAAATCCTCACGGAGCTGAAAGAAAAGACCGCAGGCATGGGGCAGGAACAGAAAATGGCAGCTCTTGGCGCTATTTTTGGTACGACTGCCGTCAGCGGCTGGCTTGCCGTCCTGCAATCTTCGCCGGAAGACTTCAATGCGTTTGTCAAGGCGCTTGAAAACTCCGACGGGGAAGCCGCAAGAATGGCGCAAATCATGCAGAATACGGCAAAGGGCGCACTGACGAGACTGAAATCCGCTGTGGAATCTGCCGCGATCAGTATTGGCAGCGTATTCCTTCCTATGCTTGCGAACGCGGCTGATGCTGTGGCAAAGTGGGCGGGCGTGCTCTCCCAAGCCGCAGCCGAACACCCAAGACTTATCCAGATGCTCGGCATTTTGGCGGCGGCGCTTGCGACCGTCGTCATGACAGCGCTCACGATCAATGTCGCGACAGCGGCGTGGAGCCTTCTTACATCCACAGCGGCCATGGTCAAAGGCGCAGTGCTGGGCGCACAAACGGCATTCATGGCGTGGGCGGCCGCGCAAAGAGCTGCTGTAGTCTCTACGGCAGCCTCAATCGCCGCACAGAGAACTGCCGCCGCAACCGCAGTGGCGACGGCAGCCGTACAGCGGGGCGCCGCCACGGCTACGGGCTTGTGGACGGCGGCACAGTGGGCGCTTAATGCGGCGATGGCGGCAAACCCCGTAGGGCTTGTTGTTGTCGCCATCGTCGCCCTAATCGGCATCATCGCTTTGGCAGTTGCCAACATCGACAGCTTGAAAGCGACGGCATCCATTACGTTCAACCACATCTCCGGCACAGTGAGCGCATGGGTGGCAACCATTCAGGCGAAATTCGCCGAAGCCCTGAATAAAATAACCGAGGTATGGAACAGCATCACGGGACAGAGCCTACAATCCTCCGAGCTTATTGGAGCGATTTTCAACAATTTAGGCTTTGTGCTGGGAGCGGTTTTCGATGTTGCCGTGGGTATCATCGGCAATTCCATTTCTGTGATGATAAACTTGGTCACATCGCTGGCGCAAGTGATCGGCGGTGTAGTCAACATCGTCGTCGGATTGTTTACGGGCGATTGGGACAGGGCGTGGAAAGGCGCTGGGCAGGTCGTCGAGGGCACTCTAGGGGCGACGATCGGGACGCTCAAAACGATTGCCGGCAGTATCAGCGACGTTTTCGATACGCTCATGGGGAAATCTGCCGAAGTGCAGAAGCAGGCGGAGCAGGCAAAGGCAAGCCAAGACGTTGTCGCGGCGGGTAGGAACGCACTGCCGCAGATCAATGCGGACTACCTGCCCGACGAAGGCATGATGCAGACCGCTGCAGCTGCACAGCAGACCTCGCAGGCGACCGCCGAGGCGGCGACGCATGCGCAGGAGCTTTCTGCCAACGTCCAGCAGACGGGACAGGACACGCAAGCGACGACAGACTACATGAAGCAGCTTCAGACTGTCGTCGGGCAAGTCCCGGCGCAGGCGGGAGCGGCGTTCTCCGACATGGGCGAGCAGTCCGCAGCGGCGGCGCAGGCCATCAACACGAACATGCAGCAGATTCCTGCACAGACGCAAGCGACCTTTCAGCAGCTTCCGCCGATGGCACAGCAGGGAACGGACGGCATGGTGCAGGAGTTCTCACAGCTCGCTACGAAATGCCAGCCGGGCGGCAACGCCTTCGTGCAGGGAGCGAACGACTGGGGACAGAGAGCACATCAAGCCATTGCCACATGGGCGGAGCAGATGGCTTCCACCGTGGAAAACAAGCTGTCGAGCGCATGGGGGCGCATCTCGTCACAGTTCAACGCGGGATTGAATGTCAACGTGACCACGAGCGGCGGCGCGAGTATCGCCGCAAACGCTACAGGCGGCATCTACCGCAAGGGCGCGTTTCTCACGACGTTCGCCGAGGACAGCGCAGAGGCGGCGATTCCTTTAGACGGTTCAAGCCGCGCCATATCGCTCTGGCGGCAGGCAGGCGAGATGCTGGGCGTACTGCCGAAGAACATGCCGGGTATCCTGCCACCCGACATCAACACCACAGCAGAGCTCGCCGCGCCGCCGACAGAAGCGCAAGTGGCAGCCGCGCCCGTTGCGCGTGAACCGTACCGCGAGGCAAGCGACGTCAAGATCGAGTACAAACCGACGATCACCGTTCAGGGTGGTGCAGGGAGCGAAGTCGTGCATCAGATTCAAGATATCTTGCGTCAGGGCAAGGACGAGATGAAAGCCCTCGTCCTGCAAGTCCTGCGCGAGCAGAAAATAAAGGAGAGGAGGACGTCTTTTGCCTAGTATCTATACGACGATTCAGGGCGACACATGGGACATGATTGCCTACAAGGTCTACGGCAAGGAAGCCTGCATGGCGAAGCTTATCGAGGCGAACGACGACCTTGCCCATATCGCCGTCTTTTCTTCGGGTGTCAAGATCGTCTGCCCTTCACTTGAACCTCAAGCATCGAAGATTCTGCCACCATGGAGGAGATAGCTTATGGCAGAGTATAAAAACCCGCTCGACGATTGGCTCAAGGAACTGCCGGAGAAAGCGGAGCTGTCGCGCCGCGCCTGGCTGGAAATCAAGTACACGCCTGCGGGAGAGGACGAGGAAACGGACATCTCCGAAGATGTCAGCAAATATCTCATTTCCATGTCCTACACGGACAACCTCTCGGATGCGGCAGACGATGTGACGCTCAACCTCGAAGACAGGGCGCAGCTCTGGACGGAAGACTGGTTTCCCGAGGGCGAAGGCAACATGCTCGACATCACGATCCACACCTACAACCGCATCAGCTTGCAGGACGGCGAGACGGTCTTTCATGTCGGCAAGTTCGAAATCGACGAGGTGGAAATCACTGGCTATCCGTCCACTGTACAGATCAAGGCGGTTTCCGTCCTCGGCGATTCGTCGCTTCGCGGCACGAAGAAAAATCAGACATGGGAAGAAATATCTGTCTGGAAATGCGCCGCCGATATTTGCGAGCGCAACGGACTCTCGCTTCTCTGGGATTGCGACGAAAATCCGAACCTCGACCATGTGGAGCAGGCAGATGAGTCGGACTTAGCCTTTCTCCTGAAAATCTGCAAAGACCACGGCATGAGTCTCAAGATCATGGCGGAGCAGATCGTCATTTTTGACGATGCGAAGTACGAGGCGCAGGCGCCCATCATCACGGTGTATAAGCCGGGCATAAAAGCTGAACTGGATGAGAATACGATGCCGCTGCGCTGGCTCACGGGCTACGGTCTGCGCTCCAAGACGCGCGACACTTACTGGAAATGTCATGTGAAATACCAAAAAGGCGAGGAAAAGGAAGTCATCGAAGGGGAGTTTGCCGCACCCGACCGGGAGAAGGGGCGCGTCCTCTATGTGCGCGAACAGGTCGAGGATACGGCAGAAGCCGAACGTCTCGCGAAGAAGAAACTGCGCGATGCGAACAAGGAAGCCGTCACAGGCAGCTTCTCCACGCTCGGCAACACGAACTTTGCGGCGGGGACGGTTCTGCAGCTCAAGAACTTCGGCAAATTCGACGGCAAGTATCTTATGACGAAGGTGGAGCACAGCGTCACGACGAGTTACACGACGACGGTCGATATCAGGAGGTGTCTGGATGGCTACTGAAAGAAATGCGGGCAGCGCGGCACTCTCCGAGTGCATCTTTATCGGGCAGGTATCGGCGTACGGCAAGACACCGGGAACGGTCATCGTACGCCGTCCCGACAAGGACGACCGCACAACAGCTGAGCTTGCCGTGATGAGCCGCTGTACGAAGGAAACAAAGGATTACTGGATGCCCGACATAGACGAACAGGTGCTTTGCATCCTTCTGCCGAACGCCTCGGGCAAAGGCCCCGGCGCGGGCTTTGTCATCGGCGCGTTTTACAGCACGGCCGACCCGCCGAAGGAGCACGATACGAGCGTCCGGAGCATCCGCTACAAGGATGGCAGCTACATCGTGAACAACAACGGCGCGATGGAAATTCATGCGTCGAAATCGCTCAAGATTACGGCGCCGCGCATTGATTTGAACTGAGGAGGATTGAAGATGCCTGCGGCAACACGACATCATGACAATGACACAGGGCATGACGCCTGTCCGCCGCGAGGTCTAGCCTCGCACAGCGGCGACGTATTCATCAACGGCAGGGGCGCAGGTCGCGTCGGTGACACCTACCCGCCGCACGGCTGTCCTGTGCACGCGCCGCACAGCGGCAAGATCGCCGCAGGGAGTGCGACCGTATGGATCAATGGACGGCAGGCGGGGCGCATCGGTGATCCCGTTTCCTGCGGCGGCAGCGTCGCCGTAGGAAGCGCGGACGTGTTTATTGGCGGCTGATAAACGGAAGGGGGATAAGCCGTGGAAGTCGGCTATATGGGCGATATTGTCTTTGTCTCGTCGGAAAGTCGCTTGCTCACGCCGACAAAATACGAGCGCGAGAGCACGGGGAGATGGGCAGAGCATGAACTGCTCATGCGAAAGCCCGTCAGTCAATACGGCGGCCCCGGACTGGAAAAGCTCTCGTTCAGCATCATCCTCGACGTGGGGCACGGCATCGACGTGCAAGAGCAGCTCAAGAAGCTCCGTACCATGCGCGACACGGGCGCGGTTTTCCCGCTCATCCTCGGCGGCAAGCCCGTCACGCAGAGCTATTGGCGCATGGACAGCATCAAGGAGACGGAGCATTATTGGGCGACCGACGGCAAGCTCATCCAATGCCGCGCGGACATCGCGCTCACGGAATACAACGACAGAAACGAGGTCGAGGAAACGAGTCTGGAAAGCAAGTACGGCAAGAAGGCGGACGATGAGAACGGCACGGCAGGAGGCGGCTGATATGGTCTATCTGATCAAGGGGAGCGTTGGGGCAGAAGTAGACTTCGCGCCCGCTACTGTCGTCGAGGAGGTTATTCAGAACGTCCGTACGCTCCTTGCGACGATGAAGTTTTCCGTGCCGATGGATCGCGATTTTGGTATTGACGGTACAGTGATCGACCGCCCCATCAATCTTGCTAAGGCGAGGCTGAGCAGCGAGATATTTCGTGCCGTGCGCCGCTATGAGCCGAGGGCGATCGTTGAATCCATCGAGTTTGAAGGCGCGGAAAGCGGGCGGCTGACGCCGATCGTGAAGGTGAGCGTTCGCGCATAAAATCTTGGGAGGTGAAGCGAAATGAAAATCAAGGACTTGGCAAAACTGACATTCGTTGACGCCGATCCGCAGGAAATGGAAATCCACATCTTGACGACGGTCGAAGGCCTCTTGAAGCGGAAACTCGCGCGAGCCGATCCGCTGCGACTGTTCCTCTTGAGTGTTGAAGCGCTGCTCATTCAGCAGCGCCTTTTGTTTGACCAAATGGCGAAAATGAACCTTTTGGCGTATACCAAAGGCGACTATCTTGACCATATCGGCATCCTCGTCGGCGCGAATCGTCTGCCTGCGAGTCCTGCCAAAGCGACGATGAAGCTCACGCTGTCGGCGGTGCGCGATCAGGCGGTGATTCTCCCGAAAGGCGCACGGATCACGGCAGGCGACAATATCTATTTCGCACTCGACGAAGCTGCCATCATTCCCGCAGGAAGCCTCGCTGTCAGGGCGGCGGCGACCTGCACGGAAGAAGGCGAAAAGGGAAACGGCTACCTGCCGGGCGAGATCAACAAGATCGTCGACCCTGTACCCTTCTGGGCGGCGGCAGAAAACGTGACGAAGAGCGAGGGCGGCGCGGATACGGAAAGCGACGAAGCATATCGCGAACGCATCCAAGAAGCGCCGGAAAAGTTCTCGACGGCAGGACCCGCGCTCGCCTACGAATATCATGCCAAGGCAGCTTCCGCGCTCATTGTGGATGTCAGCGTCGACAGCCCCGCACCCGGCGAGGTCATCGTCTATCCGCTTCTGAAGGGCGGCGTGATTCCGGGTAACGAAATCCTTACGCTTGTTGACAAGAAGCTCAACGATCGCAGCATACGCCCGTTGACGGACAAAGTGAGCGTCAAAGCGCCCGAAAGCGTCAAGTATGATGTCGATGTCCTTTACTACATCGACCGCCGCGACGCGACCGAGGCGGCGCAGATTCAGGCGCGCGCTGAAAGCGCCGTGCAGGAATTTATCGCATGGCAAAAAGAGCGTTTGGGCAGGGACGTCAACCCGACGGAGCTCTACTACCGTCTGCGGGCGGCAGGCGTGAAGCGGGCAGAAATCAAGCAGCCTGCATTTACTGCCATGAACAAGAAGCAAGTTGCCGTCGCCGAGAGCGTCAAAGCGTCGTTCGGAGGGCTGGAGGATGAGTAAGGAACTACGGCACACATCGCTCCTCGACATCCTGCCGCAAAATCTCTTGAGAGACGAGCAAATCAAGGCGGCAGCACAGGCGCTCGACGCGGAGCTGCAAAAAATCACGGAAGCGACGAAAGAAGCTCTGCTCCTGCCGCGCTTGGACGAACTGCAGGAAGCGGTCATTGACCTCTTGGCTTGGCAGTGGCACGTTGATTTTTATGAACCGAACATGAGCCTTGAGACGAAGCGTCAGCTCGTCCGCGAATCCATCGCATGGCATCGTCTCAAGGGCACGAAAGCCGCTGTCGAGAAGATGGTGCAAGCCGTGTTCAGGGGCGGCATCGTTACGGAATGGTTTGAGTACGGCGGCGAGCCCTATCATTTCCGCATAGACATTCTATCCGCGCCGCAGATAACGGCAGAGAATACGGCACGTTTGCTCAATGTCATCAACGCCTCTAAAAATATCCGCTCATGGCTGGATGAAATCACCTATAGGCGTGACTTGCAGGATTCGATCCACTACGCCGCCGCCCCTACACTTCACGCGACCTACGAAATTAACCCGATTGTAGCGCGTGATGCAGATGCAACAGCGAACCTCCATGCGGGCGGATTGCCGAGCGTATGCACGGAATATGAAGTCTATCCCATGTCGGTGCAGGATGCGGCATTGTCGCCGCATGTCGTCATCGGGGCAGCGATGGCGCTCCATCAAGCACATGAAGTCACAGAAAGGAGTTAATCATGGCAAACTGGCAAAGCGGGCAGCTCACGAAAGCGGGGCGCGACCTGCAAATCAAAGTGGAGGCGGGACAATGCAAGCTTGAACTGACGAAAATCAAGCTCGGCGACGGCACAGAGGACATCGGCGCGATTGACGCCCTGACCGATCTCGTCGGGCCGAAAGCCGTTTTTGACATCAGCAGCGTCGTCGCGAAAGACGGCATGTGCACCGTGACGGGCGTCATCTCCTCGTCCAACGTCACGGCGGCGTTTTATGCAAGGGAGTGGGGGCTTTTTGCCAAAGACCCCGACAAGGGTGAAATCCTCTACATGATCTCGCTCGACCCGAATCCCGAGAGCATCCCGCCGAAGACCGCCGCCTTGAAACAAGCGGCGACGTACGCAATGAACATTGTCGTCTCCAATGCGACGCATATCGAGGTGCGCATCGACCCTGCGGGGCTGGTCAACGCCTCCATGCTCGCGAATGGCGCAGGACTCGTACAGCGCAGCACGCGCTACGAGATGGGCGACATCCTCTACGATACGCAGCTCACGCGGCACGACCTGCGCCTTGAGTGCGTGCAGGCGGGCACGACGGCGGCGACACTGCAGGACCTGAGCGACGTGCATCTCGGGCAGAGCATCACCGATGGTACAGTCGTCTGGCGAGTTAAGCGTCTCTACACCATCGATGGCGACATGTTTGAAATTGACACAGACGGCGGCATCATGCCGACGGCAGAGCCGCACTACAGCGTCAACTATGAGCTGGATGAGGACGGAAATATCATGCCAAAGGCAATGTAAGAAAGGATTGGTGACACATGGCAACAAGAAACTACGTCCCGCGTGCAAATGGGGAAGGCAGCATCGGGACGGAAAAGAAGCGCTGGGGAGCGATATTCGCCGAAAAGGTCGCAGTCAAGGCGCTCGAAGTAATCGGAGGTGGGACGGAGAATGATGCGCAGCCTGCAACGGTCGGGTGGGTGAAACAAGGCTTTGAGAAGTTATTGAAGTCTACCATTGAAGCGTCTGGAATAAGAGTGATGGTCGGTCACAATGCGAGCTATGTCTGCTTCGGAAATCTTTTCGGCAATCTGACCATCCAGTGGGGAACGCTGGGGTGGGATGTTGGGAAATTTTATAAAGATGTAGTGTATCCTATATCCTATCGAAAATCGTGCAGGACAATCGTTGCAGATACCTCTTTCAACGTTGGAGAAAATGGTATTTCGGAATTAGATAAAAGCATACATCTCTTAATTGATGAAGGAAAATCTGACCTGACGAAATGTAGAATAACAAGCTCGATGACGGACGTTGGGGCATTTTCCTATTTATCTATTGGGCTCTGAGGAGGATGACAAATGGCAGAGATTTTAGCCAAATTTGACGCACAAGGCAGACGCCTTGCCACAGTGCTCTTTGGCATTCACTACACGGCCGATGCAGAGCGGCAGACATACATCCATAACGGCTACATCCTCATCTCCGATGAGGACTACCAGCACTACATCGGTAATCGCGGAATGGGTGACAACGGTACGGGCTACATCCGCGACCCAAAGACGGGAAAGCCTGTCTCCGCGCCGCCCGCGCCGCCTGTGGAGGAAGAGCCACAAGAGCTGCCCGTCGACCAAGAACGCCTCGCCGTCTACGAGGCCATGG of the Selenomonas sputigena genome contains:
- a CDS encoding phage tail sheath family protein; this translates as MAYFHGAKVREIPTSIIPPVNTTAGLPVVWGTAPVHLTKDPQKNVNKPVICYDWAEAVRAFGYSADWDSFTLSEVMYAEFKLYAVKPIIFINVLDPKKHKESKKDTEGRKVNGAHEVVIEDTVLIPTLKVKATALSDPAKLDTDYAAAYDDDGRLIITLIEGGALFGKTEIFTEYDRVDATKVKKDDIIGGVSTSGEIKGSEWASSIYTLFSLVPGILAAPGWTDDPTVAAVLKAKALTLCGLFRCIVLTDVDTGEVKSYADVNAWKNKNNYTGVNQVVCWPCVKNGDYVFRMSTHILGVIGVMDAANDDVPYESPSNLSLQATGLCLKDGTEVSISFEQANMLNSQGVMTGLNFSGGWKSWGNYTGAYPSVTDTKDCFISVRRMFDWQYQTFILTYWQKVDRPLTQRLVRTVVDSESVRLNGLVARGFLLGASVQFLESENPLTDLLQGIFRIHSYITPPVPAQEIEDILEYDVNNFKTLFA
- a CDS encoding phage major tail tube protein codes for the protein MAVNKVPEMVTDAKVYWEGADTMIGVANIDLPELSSMTTSITGVGLAGEIDAPVKGHFQSLELKINWRTPHVTALQMSGGKPVNLEIWANIQNMDGGKNEYDDDCLRIVARGRAKSYAPGTLETGNTTDSSNTIEVHYYKVEYEGKTIVEIDKYNYKAIVNGVDFLAQVRKNIGMN
- a CDS encoding phage tail tape measure protein, producing the protein MAGRLMELAIAIKGKLDASYTASMQKALTEAGNLQRRLGDTSRAMRDAQKAVGGQSLGGFSQNQRQLLAQLGSLNKVQSDFRAFADLKRSVGAMGASFDQAKAKTAALAAEFRKSQASTAQLKAQLEQAKNAMQQMKGKVPAAEYRAARAAVKELTVAYKESQTQTRALGASFEAAKRNAAGMKGMLSEQRAALQAMRASLANAGYSTQNLSQNEIRLRSEIQRTTQALRQAAREQERLAAQRDRQTAQRENHRHAQQNLFNATANWQAGLGAVQTAVSPLTGAIETAANFEQAMAKVKAITRSSDVEMQNLTATARAMGEKTQFSASQAAEAMSYLGMAGWKSEQIISGLPGLLDLAAAGGTDLARTADIISDDLTAFGMSADKAGHMADVFAYTITNTNTNVEMLGETMKYAAPVAHLFGASLEETAALAGLMANSGIKASQAGTSLRAGFLRLAGPPKKASKELNALGVDLDSLYTEQREAAEGMKALGIDMEKFADGPGKMGKILTELKEKTAGMGQEQKMAALGAIFGTTAVSGWLAVLQSSPEDFNAFVKALENSDGEAARMAQIMQNTAKGALTRLKSAVESAAISIGSVFLPMLANAADAVAKWAGVLSQAAAEHPRLIQMLGILAAALATVVMTALTINVATAAWSLLTSTAAMVKGAVLGAQTAFMAWAAAQRAAVVSTAASIAAQRTAAATAVATAAVQRGAATATGLWTAAQWALNAAMAANPVGLVVVAIVALIGIIALAVANIDSLKATASITFNHISGTVSAWVATIQAKFAEALNKITEVWNSITGQSLQSSELIGAIFNNLGFVLGAVFDVAVGIIGNSISVMINLVTSLAQVIGGVVNIVVGLFTGDWDRAWKGAGQVVEGTLGATIGTLKTIAGSISDVFDTLMGKSAEVQKQAEQAKASQDVVAAGRNALPQINADYLPDEGMMQTAAAAQQTSQATAEAATHAQELSANVQQTGQDTQATTDYMKQLQTVVGQVPAQAGAAFSDMGEQSAAAAQAINTNMQQIPAQTQATFQQLPPMAQQGTDGMVQEFSQLATKCQPGGNAFVQGANDWGQRAHQAIATWAEQMASTVENKLSSAWGRISSQFNAGLNVNVTTSGGASIAANATGGIYRKGAFLTTFAEDSAEAAIPLDGSSRAISLWRQAGEMLGVLPKNMPGILPPDINTTAELAAPPTEAQVAAAPVAREPYREASDVKIEYKPTITVQGGAGSEVVHQIQDILRQGKDEMKALVLQVLREQKIKERRTSFA
- a CDS encoding tail protein X, translating into MPSIYTTIQGDTWDMIAYKVYGKEACMAKLIEANDDLAHIAVFSSGVKIVCPSLEPQASKILPPWRR
- a CDS encoding phage late control D family protein — encoded protein: MAEYKNPLDDWLKELPEKAELSRRAWLEIKYTPAGEDEETDISEDVSKYLISMSYTDNLSDAADDVTLNLEDRAQLWTEDWFPEGEGNMLDITIHTYNRISLQDGETVFHVGKFEIDEVEITGYPSTVQIKAVSVLGDSSLRGTKKNQTWEEISVWKCAADICERNGLSLLWDCDENPNLDHVEQADESDLAFLLKICKDHGMSLKIMAEQIVIFDDAKYEAQAPIITVYKPGIKAELDENTMPLRWLTGYGLRSKTRDTYWKCHVKYQKGEEKEVIEGEFAAPDREKGRVLYVREQVEDTAEAERLAKKKLRDANKEAVTGSFSTLGNTNFAAGTVLQLKNFGKFDGKYLMTKVEHSVTTSYTTTVDIRRCLDGY
- a CDS encoding PAAR domain-containing protein, with translation MPAATRHHDNDTGHDACPPRGLASHSGDVFINGRGAGRVGDTYPPHGCPVHAPHSGKIAAGSATVWINGRQAGRIGDPVSCGGSVAVGSADVFIGG
- a CDS encoding phage tail protein, whose amino-acid sequence is MEVGYMGDIVFVSSESRLLTPTKYERESTGRWAEHELLMRKPVSQYGGPGLEKLSFSIILDVGHGIDVQEQLKKLRTMRDTGAVFPLILGGKPVTQSYWRMDSIKETEHYWATDGKLIQCRADIALTEYNDRNEVEETSLESKYGKKADDENGTAGGG
- a CDS encoding GPW/gp25 family protein translates to MRTARQEAADMVYLIKGSVGAEVDFAPATVVEEVIQNVRTLLATMKFSVPMDRDFGIDGTVIDRPINLAKARLSSEIFRAVRRYEPRAIVESIEFEGAESGRLTPIVKVSVRA